One Setaria viridis chromosome 5, Setaria_viridis_v4.0, whole genome shotgun sequence genomic region harbors:
- the LOC117856788 gene encoding uncharacterized protein isoform X2 yields MVVVIAEAVCTNGGPQKVVAPGLATDRGGDAVECSSSFGDTSSGFEGEADGGEPEVDSVISADANGSGYSKLPRKKVTAEWRDSVLPILWRCQWLELRVKELSSQVSKYDRELALIKKEKELQLAVSKANVSRLESRQIHKGHGDSIMKRRKRKRHEENVDGPLYITKHQILSYYNDKQNKGAETGGILIDDDCGSTVDGCIRGGLDTITLLNSENYDMIFEQLILKHTLMTIDGLQSRVHLLQDCLSKAHSGGENLVISEYSTHVRVPQERQHTQKHSFSYMECRYSKPRKRKNLNVLLKDDVSALAVRPALPDMETDAHLKDENRNAEERSGECNHLREKYVTMDQLLGTDNSIPNGHIGDLCKENTYDILIDNQAANVVHRQFGKAKHLPSGTSNKGPAETKNISAPAEVKNTCAPVDSTSAPAVEPVSPQSKELKPKKKRKKGSFLTKKKKKKKKETSKTPAKEKAEGTPSAAKNKTGGTPSAAAVEKTESAPSGSMGLGTMTARSARKKRKTGNEPADAKKRESVPSKKQETGKPSSAAKEETGKPSSAAKKQETGKPSSAAKKQETANAPSATKETESAPLNVKTEKAVLAVAINCRSQRVRKPKVFAE; encoded by the exons ATGGTGGTGGTGATAGCCGAGGCCGTCTGCACGAACGGTGGCCCTCAGAAGGTGGTGGCTCCTGGCCTTGCTACAGATCGGGGAGGTGATGCCGTCGAATGCTCGAGCTCGTTCGGGGACACCAGCTCCGGTTTCGAAGGTGAGGCTGATGGGGGTGAAccggaggtggattctgtcatTTCAGCTGATGCCAATGGTAGTGGGTACTCAAAGCTGCCAAG GAAAAAGGTGACAGCTGAGTGGAGGGATTCTGTTCTTCCAATTCTGTGGAGATGCCAGTGGTTAGAGTTGCGTGTGAAGGAGCTGTCATCTCAAGTATCAAAGTATGACAGGGAGCTTGCTCTaatcaagaaagaaaaggaactaCAGCTAGCAGTAAGCAAAGCAAATGTTTCTAGGTTAGAATCGAGGCAGATTCACAAAGGCCATGGGGACAGTATTatgaagaggagaaagaggaagagACATGAAGAAAATGTGGATGGGCCCTTGTACATCACCAAGCACCAGATATTGTCATACTATAATG ATAAGCAAAATAAGGGAGCTGAAACTGGTGGTATCTTAATTGATGATGATTGTGGCAGTACAG TTGATGGCTGTATCAGAGGTGGACTTGACACTATTACATTGCTCAATTCCGAGAATTATGATATGATTTTTGAGCAACTCATTTTAAAGCACACACTCATGACAATTGACGGGCTCCAGTCTAGAGTTCATCTGCTGCAAGATTGTCTTAGCAAGGCTCATTCTGGAGGAGAAAATTTGGTGATTTCTGAGTACAGTACTCATGTCAGGGTGCCTCAGGAGAGGCAGCATACTCAAAAGCACTCATTCTCTTATATGGAGTGTCGATATAGTAAACCACGGAAAAGGAAGAATCTAAACGTTTTGCTGAAGGATGATGTATCAGCTCTTGCAGTGAGACCTGCTTTGCCTGACATGGAAACTGATGCTCATTTAAAAGATGAAAATAGGAATGCTGAAGAAAGAAGTGGAGAGTGCAATCACTTGAGGGAGAAATACGTCACAATGGACCAACTCTTGGGTACTGACAATTCCATACCAAATGGTCACATTGGGGATTTATGCAAAGAA AACACTTATGATATCCTCATAGACAATCAAGCAGCCAATGTAGTGCATCGGCAGTTTGGTAAGGCCAAGCATCTGCCTTCTGGAACTTCTAACAAAGGCCCAGCAGAAACGAAGAACATTTCTGCTCCAGCAGAAGTTAAGAACACTTGTGCTCCAGTTGATAGCACTTCTGCTCCAGCGGTGGAGCCTGTCTCCCCTCAGAGCAAGGAGCTTAAACctaagaagaagaggaagaaaggctcTTTTctcaccaagaagaagaagaagaagaagaaagagaccTCCAAAACACCTGCAAAGGAGAAAGCTGAGGGCACACCCTCAGCTGCAAAGAACAAAACTGGGGGCACACCTTCTGCTGCGGCagtggagaaaactgagagcgCGCCCTCTGGTTCAATGGGGCTGGGAACCATGACTGCTCGCTCAGCTAGGAAGAAGCGCAAAACTGGAAATGAACCTGCAGATGCGAAGAAGCGTGAATCTGTACCATCGAAGAAGCAGGAAACTGGTAAGCCATCCTCAGCAGCAAAGGAGGAAACTGGGAAGCCATCCTCAGCAGCAAAGAAGCAGGAAACTGGGAAGCCATCCTCAGCAGCAAAGAAGCAGGAGACTGCAAATGCGCCCTCCGCAACAAAAGAGACTGAAAGCGCCCCCTTGAATGTGAAGACTGAGAAGGCTGTGCTGGCGGTGGCTATAAATTGCAGGAGCCAAAGGGTACGAAAGCCCAAAGTTTTTGCTGAGTGA
- the LOC117856788 gene encoding uncharacterized protein isoform X1 encodes MVVVIAEAVCTNGGPQKVVAPGLATDRGGDAVECSSSFGDTSSGFEGEADGGEPEVDSVISADANGSGYSKLPRRKKVTAEWRDSVLPILWRCQWLELRVKELSSQVSKYDRELALIKKEKELQLAVSKANVSRLESRQIHKGHGDSIMKRRKRKRHEENVDGPLYITKHQILSYYNDKQNKGAETGGILIDDDCGSTVDGCIRGGLDTITLLNSENYDMIFEQLILKHTLMTIDGLQSRVHLLQDCLSKAHSGGENLVISEYSTHVRVPQERQHTQKHSFSYMECRYSKPRKRKNLNVLLKDDVSALAVRPALPDMETDAHLKDENRNAEERSGECNHLREKYVTMDQLLGTDNSIPNGHIGDLCKENTYDILIDNQAANVVHRQFGKAKHLPSGTSNKGPAETKNISAPAEVKNTCAPVDSTSAPAVEPVSPQSKELKPKKKRKKGSFLTKKKKKKKKETSKTPAKEKAEGTPSAAKNKTGGTPSAAAVEKTESAPSGSMGLGTMTARSARKKRKTGNEPADAKKRESVPSKKQETGKPSSAAKEETGKPSSAAKKQETGKPSSAAKKQETANAPSATKETESAPLNVKTEKAVLAVAINCRSQRVRKPKVFAE; translated from the exons ATGGTGGTGGTGATAGCCGAGGCCGTCTGCACGAACGGTGGCCCTCAGAAGGTGGTGGCTCCTGGCCTTGCTACAGATCGGGGAGGTGATGCCGTCGAATGCTCGAGCTCGTTCGGGGACACCAGCTCCGGTTTCGAAGGTGAGGCTGATGGGGGTGAAccggaggtggattctgtcatTTCAGCTGATGCCAATGGTAGTGGGTACTCAAAGCTGCCAAG AAGGAAAAAGGTGACAGCTGAGTGGAGGGATTCTGTTCTTCCAATTCTGTGGAGATGCCAGTGGTTAGAGTTGCGTGTGAAGGAGCTGTCATCTCAAGTATCAAAGTATGACAGGGAGCTTGCTCTaatcaagaaagaaaaggaactaCAGCTAGCAGTAAGCAAAGCAAATGTTTCTAGGTTAGAATCGAGGCAGATTCACAAAGGCCATGGGGACAGTATTatgaagaggagaaagaggaagagACATGAAGAAAATGTGGATGGGCCCTTGTACATCACCAAGCACCAGATATTGTCATACTATAATG ATAAGCAAAATAAGGGAGCTGAAACTGGTGGTATCTTAATTGATGATGATTGTGGCAGTACAG TTGATGGCTGTATCAGAGGTGGACTTGACACTATTACATTGCTCAATTCCGAGAATTATGATATGATTTTTGAGCAACTCATTTTAAAGCACACACTCATGACAATTGACGGGCTCCAGTCTAGAGTTCATCTGCTGCAAGATTGTCTTAGCAAGGCTCATTCTGGAGGAGAAAATTTGGTGATTTCTGAGTACAGTACTCATGTCAGGGTGCCTCAGGAGAGGCAGCATACTCAAAAGCACTCATTCTCTTATATGGAGTGTCGATATAGTAAACCACGGAAAAGGAAGAATCTAAACGTTTTGCTGAAGGATGATGTATCAGCTCTTGCAGTGAGACCTGCTTTGCCTGACATGGAAACTGATGCTCATTTAAAAGATGAAAATAGGAATGCTGAAGAAAGAAGTGGAGAGTGCAATCACTTGAGGGAGAAATACGTCACAATGGACCAACTCTTGGGTACTGACAATTCCATACCAAATGGTCACATTGGGGATTTATGCAAAGAA AACACTTATGATATCCTCATAGACAATCAAGCAGCCAATGTAGTGCATCGGCAGTTTGGTAAGGCCAAGCATCTGCCTTCTGGAACTTCTAACAAAGGCCCAGCAGAAACGAAGAACATTTCTGCTCCAGCAGAAGTTAAGAACACTTGTGCTCCAGTTGATAGCACTTCTGCTCCAGCGGTGGAGCCTGTCTCCCCTCAGAGCAAGGAGCTTAAACctaagaagaagaggaagaaaggctcTTTTctcaccaagaagaagaagaagaagaagaaagagaccTCCAAAACACCTGCAAAGGAGAAAGCTGAGGGCACACCCTCAGCTGCAAAGAACAAAACTGGGGGCACACCTTCTGCTGCGGCagtggagaaaactgagagcgCGCCCTCTGGTTCAATGGGGCTGGGAACCATGACTGCTCGCTCAGCTAGGAAGAAGCGCAAAACTGGAAATGAACCTGCAGATGCGAAGAAGCGTGAATCTGTACCATCGAAGAAGCAGGAAACTGGTAAGCCATCCTCAGCAGCAAAGGAGGAAACTGGGAAGCCATCCTCAGCAGCAAAGAAGCAGGAAACTGGGAAGCCATCCTCAGCAGCAAAGAAGCAGGAGACTGCAAATGCGCCCTCCGCAACAAAAGAGACTGAAAGCGCCCCCTTGAATGTGAAGACTGAGAAGGCTGTGCTGGCGGTGGCTATAAATTGCAGGAGCCAAAGGGTACGAAAGCCCAAAGTTTTTGCTGAGTGA
- the LOC117856789 gene encoding GDSL esterase/lipase At5g45920 yields MRPRLVLFGDSITEQSFESGGWGAALTDRFARQADVVLRGLSGYNTRWALKVLPRAMEGAADADPAAVTVFFGANDASLPDQVQAHQNVPLEEYQTNLRAICAYFKERWPSAAIILITPPPIYETARIRDIYGVDDSARQAERTNEAAGSYAQACIAVAKELGHPVIDIWTKMQEFPDWQTSALSDGLHFTPTGNKILFDEVVQTLAGIGFSKESLPYDLPLYPEIDPKDPMKAFGA; encoded by the exons ATGCGGCCGCGGCTGGTGCTCTTCGGCGACTCCATCACCGAGCAGTCCTTCGAGTCCGGCGGATGGGGCGCCGCGCTCACCGACCGCTTCGCCCGCCAG GCGGACGTGGTGCTGCGCGGGCTCAGCGGGTACAACACGCGGTGGGCGCTCAAGGTGCTGCCGCGGGCCATGGAGGGCGCGGCGGACGCGGACCCGGCGGCCGTCACCGTCTTCTTCGGCGCCAATGACGCCTCGCTGCCCGACCAAGTGCAGGCGCACCAGAACGTCCCGCTCGAGGAGTACCAGACCAACCTCCGCGCCATCTGCGCCTACTTTAAG GAGCGATGGCCCTCCGCTGCTATCATACTCATCACTCCCCCACCGATTTACGAGACAGCGAGAATCCG AGACATTTATGGAGTTGATGACTCTGCACGACAAGCAGAAAGAACCAACGAGGCTGCTGGCTCTTATGCACAGGCATGCATAGCTGTTGCCAAAGAATTGGGCCATCCGGTTATAGACATCTGGACAAAGATGCAGGAATTTCCAGATTGGCAAACATCTGCATTAAG TGATGGGCTTCACTTCACGCCTACTGGAAACAAGATCCTGTTCGACGAGGTGGTGCAGACGCTGGCAGGCATCGGTTTCAGCAAGGAGAGCCTCCCATATGATCTCCCCCTCTACCCCGAAATCGACCCCAAGGACCCCATGAAAGCTTTCGGAGCTTGA
- the LOC117856885 gene encoding transcription factor GTE4, translating to MASGPPSPSSKPYSRKSHASSKAPSVPSFDSHSNGPLLPTVTFSLPSTLATRRELRRRLSAELAQVRAASKRLSSLPAPAPSSALSATDPSTPLPPHPPASKHKSKKGGGAPHPHLSAEARRKLYAPVFKTCAAVLARLMKHKHSWVFNKPVDASALGLHDYHTIITKPMDLGTVKSKLAAGQYKSPREFAGDVRLTFQNAMTYNPKGQDVHFMAEQLLNMFEEKWPEIEAEVAQLSPQPPTPSSAAPRKPKEIDNSRVLERSDSTVHAAGMEATPKPHTGRPPVLKKPKAREPNKRDMTFWEKQRLSNNLQDLPPEKLDNVVQIIKKRNLSLSQHDDEIEVDIDSFDVETLWELDRFVTNYKKSITKNKRKAELSAVRPDEAEAEAEPDQELEKIEHVRQDEADQDQIPAVQEPIPEPEAVDVEPQPPKENAADDNERYVGESSPGHLEDQKGETAGRSSSSGSSSSDSGSSSSDTDTDSSSADGSDAPQSPRT from the exons ATGGCCTCCGGGCCGCCCTCGCCGTCCAGCAAACCCTACTCTCGCAAATCCCACGCCAGCTCCAAGGCTCCCAGCGTCCCCTCCTTCGACTCCCACAGCAACGGCCCGCTCCTCCCCACCGTCACCTTCTCGCTGCCCTCCACGCTGGCCACCCGccgggagctccgccgccgcctctctgcCGAGCTCGCCCAGGTGCGCGCCGCCTCCAAGCGCCTCAGCTCCCTCCCGGctcccgccccctcctccgctcTCTCCGCCACCGACCCCTCCACGCCGCTCCCGCCGCACCCGCCGGCGTCCAAGcacaagtccaagaagggcggGGGAGCCCCGCACCCGCACCTctcggcggaggcgcggcgcaAGCTCTACGCGCCCGTGTTCAAGACCTGCGCCGCGGTGCTTGCCAGGCTCATGAAGCACAAGCACAGCTGGGTGTTCAACAAGCCGGTAGATGCGAGTGCGCTTGGCCTGCACGACTACCATACCATCATCACCAAGCCCATGGACCTCGGCACTGTCAAGTCAAAGCTAGCGGCAGGACAGTACAAGTCACCACGGGAGTTCGCCGGGGATGTGCGTCTAACGTTCCAGAATGCCATGACGTACAACCCCAAGGGGCAGGACGTGCACTTCATGGCCGAGCAGCTGCTGAACATGTTTGAGGAGAAGTGGCCGGAGATTGAAGCTGAGGTAGCGCAGCTATCACCACAGCCTCCTACACCGTCCTCGGCTGCACCCAGAAAACCAAAGGAGATAGATAATTCTAGGGTGTTAGAGAGGTCGGATTCGACCGTCCATGCTGCTGGGATGGAGGCCACACCGAAGCCACACACTGGCAGGCCACCTGTTTTAAAGAAGCCCAAGGCAAGGGAGCCAAATAAGAGGGATATGACCTTCTGGGAGAAGCAGCGGCTTAGCAATAACCTCCAGGATTTGCCACCAGAGAAGCTAGACAATGTTGTTCAGATCATAAAGAAGAGGAACCTGTCACTCAGCCAGCATGATGATGAGATTGAGGTTGATATCGATAGCTTTGATGTTGAAACATTATGGGAGCTTGATAGATTTGTGACAAACTATAAGAAGAGTATAACTAAGAATAAGCGGAAGGCTGAGCTTTCTGCAGTAAGGCCAGATGAGGCTGAGGCTGAGGCTGAGCCTGATCAGGAGCTGGAGAAGATAGAGCATGTGAGGCAGGATGAGGCAGATCAGGATCAGATTCCTGCAGTACAAGAACCG ATTCCAGAACCAGAAGCAGTTGATGTTGAACCACAACCACCTAAGGAAAATGCAGCAG ATGACAATGAGAGATACGTGGGTGAATCATCACCGGGTCATTTGGAAGATCAGAAGGGAGAGACTGCTGGTAGATCAAGTAGTTCTGGAAGCTCTAGTAGTGACTCGGGCTCGTCCTCTAGTG ATACGGACACAGATAGTTCATCAGCAGATGGCTCTGATGCACCACAGTCACCCAGAACGTAG
- the LOC117856886 gene encoding uncharacterized protein gives MLPLRRLPPLPLPRGPAPRRLLSAAASAAASPSPLPWPGLHAWRRAPPSDLRTWGPDGPCASDAEEAAGAPPEPDAGAGSSLAEMGALVLSTADPLAKARLTHAAFSRWVAGLPVGQATAPDHPARPDKPLVVTQKEMTTHKEMRVPLNAYMLHNLAHVELNAIDLAWDTVVRFAPLRDTLGDGFFADFARVADDESRHFRWYSQRLAELGFSYGDMPVHNLLWRECAKSSSDVSARLAVIPLVQEARGLDAGPRLVQRLFGFGDHRSADIVARVAEEELAHVSVGLYWFLKVCQMMGRDSGDTFKDLIKEYGVVLKGPFNYPARDEAGIPREWYDEKFKQESAQKLEEVHDRLACIVEMEKENASLND, from the exons ATGctcccgctccgccgcctccccccgcTCCCACTGCCACGCGGCCCCGCACCCCGTCGCCTCCTGTCAGCCGcggcatccgccgccgcctccccctcgccGCTCCCATGGCCGGGCCTCCACGCCTGGCGCCGGGCACCGCCCAGCGACCTCCGCACGTGGGGCCCCGATGGCCCCTGCGCCTCCGAcgccgaggaggcggccggggccCCGCCCGAACCTGACGCCGGCGCGGGCTCGTCGCTGGCGGAGATGGGTGCGCTGGTGCTGTCCACCGCCGACCCCCTCGCCAAGGCGCGGCTCACGCACGCCGCCTTCTCCCGGTGGGTCGCCGGGCTCCCCGTCGGCCAGGCCACGGCCCCCGACCACCCTGCCAGGCCCGACAAGCCCCTCGTG GTGACGCAGAAGGAGATGACCACGCACAAGGAGATGCGGGTGCCGCTCAACGCGTACATGCTGCACAACCTGGCGCACGTCGAGCTCAACGCCATCGACCTCGCGTGGGACACCGTCGTGCGGTTCGCGCCGCTCAGGGACACGCTGGGAGACGGCTTCTTCGCGGATTTCGCTCGTGTGGCAGACGACGAGAGCCGCCACTTTCGGTGGTACTCGCAGCGCCTAGCTGAGCTTGGGTTCAG TTATGGTGATATGCCAGTTCACAATCTTCTTTGGAGGGAATGTGCAAAGTCGTCAAGTGATGTTTCTGCACGATTGGCTGTGATTCCTTTGGTTCAG GAAGCTAGAGGCCTTGATGCTGGACCAAGATTAGTCCAAAGGTTATTTGGTTTTGGGGATCATCGATCAGCAGATATTGTGGCAAGAGTAGCAGAGGAAGAGCTTGCACATGTTTCTGTAGGTTTGTATTGGTTTCTGAAAGTATGCCAAATGATGGGTCGTGATTCTGGTGATACTTTTAAAG ACTTGATAAAGGAGTATGGTGTTGTATTGAAGGGTCCATTTAACTATCCGGCTCGTGATGAAGCTGGTATACCTCGAGAGTG GTATGATGAGAAGTTTAAACAGGAATCTGCACAAAAACTTGAAGAG GTGCATGATAGACTAGCTTGTATTGTTGAGATGGAGAAAGAGAATGCAAGTTTGAATGATTAA
- the LOC117855437 gene encoding signaling peptide TAXIMIN 1 — protein MCCGGDGECRPLGWLLGLPFALLAVIVSFVGAIIWIIGLPISCICPCCLCVTLLLEVAVELVKAPLHVMTWFTSKIPC, from the exons AtgtgctgcggcggcgacggcgagtgcCGGCCCCTGGGGTGGCTCCTGGGCCTTCCCTTCGCGCTCCTCGCCGTCATCGTCTCCTTCGTCGGCGCCATCATCTGGATCATCGG GCTGCCCATCTCGTGCATCTGCCCCTGCTGCCTGTGCGTgacgctgctgctggaggtggCCGTCGAGCTCGTCAAGGCGCCGCTCCATGTCATGACATGGTTCACCTCCAAGATACCCTGCTGA
- the LOC117855436 gene encoding uncharacterized protein → MREPKVKPDATRLELEVAGALAGLKLKKAGKKTGVRIVNVLDDDDEVFLDEDLSLASSLRLKTKKRSPQKELRPEVVVATKDDKPDLVPAEPGKNIIKFSPKLSFVDASGASIKFLMELQNTVGTAGEPYNEPSMLLRVDPVLEGSALPQCVVDYKAFGTDLRENLLSVHAPGSGEVDDPLNPSLLWGSRDSFQVVGETMKAALGVAKTGISSEVSEEGEVAKEKEQIPQVPTRVKCFTQDDTQGSSFDPKEYEKSLQCYDLDHLARITTTLGYKAVIAGKVAVDRLREKEKAALSHSTKIIELEVEIVRLKKENTALNDLKTSLFEENTNLKKNK, encoded by the exons ATGCGTGAGCCCAAGGTTAAGCCAGATGCTACGAGGTTAGAACTCGAAGTCGCCGGAGCTCTTGCTGGGCTGAAATTGAAGAAGGCTGGCAAGAAAACTGGGGTTAGAATTGTTAATgtccttgatgatgatgatgaagtatTTTTGGACGAGGACTTGTCTTTGGCTTCGTCTCTGCGCCTCAAAACTAAGAAGAGGTCTCCTCAAAAAGAGTTGCGCCCTGAGGTTGTTGTTGCTACCAAGGATGACAAACCTGATCTGGTGCCTGCTGAGCCAGGTAAAAATATCATCAAATTTTCACCTAAATTAAGCTTCGTAGATGCCAGCGGTGCCTCTATTAAATTTTTGATGGAATTGCAAAATACTGTTGGCACAGCTGGAGAGCCATACAACGAGCCCTCGATGCTTCTAAGAGTGGATCCTGTACTCGAGGGCTCCGCTCTACCTCAGTGTGTGGTTGATTACAAGGCTTTTGGCACAGATCTTAGGGAAAATTTATTGTCTGTTCATGCACCTGGGTCAGGTGAGGTTGATGATCCTTTAAATCCGTCGCTTCTATGGGGATCGAGGGACTCCTTCCAGGTTGTAGGTGAAACAATGAAGGCAGCTTTGGGGGTGGCTAAAACTGGTATTTCTTCTGAGGTTTCTGAGGAGGGCGAGGTTGCTAAGGAAAAAGAGCAAATTCCTCAGGTTCCTACAAGGGTTAAGTGTTTTACTCAAGATGATACTCAAGGAAGTTCATTTGATCCTAAGG AGTACGAGAAGTCTTTACAGTGCTACGACCTTGATCATTTGGCAAGAATAACAACTACCCTTGGGTATAAG GCTGTGATTGCTGGTAAGGTTGCCGTTGATAGGCTTCGGGAGAAAGAGAAAGCTGCACTTAGCCATAGCACTAAAATTATTGAACTCGAGGTTGAGATCGTGAGGTTGAAAAAAGAGAATACTGCTTTAAATGATCTCAAGACCTCTCTTTTCGAGGAAAACACAAatttaaagaaaaacaaataa